One genomic region from Rhizomicrobium palustre encodes:
- a CDS encoding sensor histidine kinase: MGRRISIALLLLALLWFAYSLRLRAVANRIRAQMNERRDERERITRELYDTLLQSVQGLIMRFSNIAQDITTIPSTHREMIDALDSADAIIIEGRDRVHALHQWSDTRSLSDLVRRTAERLLRPEKVETRVVIEGSQRDVYPAVTDELLRITDEALFNIAHHAQARNVTIAIIFGPKALTLRIIDDGIGIAPAIVAQDGVTGHFGLVGMRERAAKIGGQLAITPGLTRGTQVEVTVGAEIAYADRSRSIWLAWWRRFAMVRSDE; encoded by the coding sequence ATGGGTAGGCGCATCTCGATCGCGCTGCTGCTTTTGGCATTGCTGTGGTTCGCCTATTCGCTGCGACTTCGTGCCGTTGCCAACCGCATCCGAGCGCAGATGAATGAGCGGCGGGACGAGCGCGAGCGTATCACGCGCGAGCTGTACGACACGCTGCTGCAAAGCGTCCAGGGGCTTATCATGCGATTCAGCAACATCGCCCAGGACATCACTACTATACCGTCCACGCACCGCGAGATGATCGATGCACTCGACAGCGCCGATGCGATCATTATCGAAGGACGCGACCGCGTCCACGCGCTGCACCAATGGAGCGACACGCGCAGCCTGTCCGACCTCGTCAGGCGTACTGCCGAACGGTTGCTGCGGCCCGAGAAGGTCGAGACACGCGTGGTCATCGAGGGCTCACAACGTGACGTCTATCCGGCGGTCACCGACGAGTTGCTGCGGATTACTGACGAGGCGCTGTTCAATATTGCGCACCATGCCCAGGCACGTAACGTCACCATCGCGATCATATTCGGGCCCAAGGCATTGACACTACGGATCATCGACGATGGAATCGGTATTGCGCCGGCGATTGTCGCGCAGGACGGCGTCACTGGTCACTTTGGCTTGGTCGGCATGCGAGAGCGGGCGGCGAAGATCGGCGGACAACTGGCGATCACACCTGGGCTCACTCGTGGCACTCAAGTCGAAGTGACGGTTGGGGCTGAGATTGCCTATGCCGACAGATCGCGCTCGATATGGCTAGCTTGGTGGCGTCGGTTCGCGATGGTACGTAGTGATGAATGA
- a CDS encoding response regulator: MNDSVTASPIRVMIVDDHPMLRDGVVGSIKRQSDMVVVAEAGDGAAAIAAIEAASPDVVLMDLQMPGIDGVEAIQTISKKHPQVRILVLTTYVGDAKALRALKAGANGYLLKSAMRTDLIDAIRAVHGGGHHIPPEVATQIAVHAIGEALTEREIEILSLVAAGNPNKQIAWRLGVSEDTVKAHLKRTFAKLGVTDRTHAVTVAAKRGIIEL, encoded by the coding sequence ATGAATGACTCTGTAACCGCCAGTCCCATCCGCGTGATGATCGTGGACGATCACCCGATGCTGCGCGACGGGGTCGTTGGGTCAATCAAGCGGCAGTCTGATATGGTTGTGGTCGCGGAGGCTGGCGATGGCGCCGCGGCGATCGCCGCGATTGAGGCGGCCAGCCCCGATGTGGTGCTGATGGATCTCCAAATGCCCGGCATCGACGGGGTCGAGGCGATCCAGACGATCAGCAAAAAGCATCCGCAGGTACGTATTCTGGTGCTCACAACCTACGTCGGCGATGCGAAGGCATTGCGTGCGCTCAAGGCGGGGGCCAACGGCTACTTGCTCAAGAGCGCGATGCGAACCGATCTGATAGACGCGATCCGCGCAGTGCATGGCGGTGGACACCATATCCCTCCGGAGGTCGCGACACAGATAGCGGTGCACGCGATCGGCGAAGCCCTGACCGAGCGCGAAATCGAGATTCTGTCGCTGGTGGCTGCCGGCAATCCGAACAAGCAGATCGCCTGGAGGTTAGGTGTCTCGGAGGACACGGTGAAGGCACATCTCAAGCGCACCTTCGCCAAGCTCGGGGTCACAGACCGAACGCACGCGGTAACGGTTGCCGCCAAGCGAGGTATCATCGAACTTTAG
- a CDS encoding winged helix-turn-helix domain-containing protein, with product MPTTAASEPLLGATRSPDYAPVFDQAVLPQRSFAFGLFLLRPEQQLLLKQEVPVRIGGRALDILTALVEKPGELVDKRTLISRVWPNTHVEETNLKVNVAGLRRVLEDDPCLPQFIATVVGRGYRFIAPVRATGSLAPASNRPPAGEAPSIVELIETIDAVRQHLAQISSGRREPNA from the coding sequence ATGCCGACTACTGCAGCTTCCGAACCTCTTCTTGGGGCAACTCGTTCACCGGATTACGCACCGGTTTTTGACCAAGCCGTGCTGCCCCAGCGCTCCTTTGCGTTCGGCCTTTTCCTTCTGAGGCCGGAACAGCAGTTACTGCTAAAACAAGAGGTGCCGGTCAGAATCGGGGGACGCGCACTCGACATCCTCACGGCTCTAGTCGAGAAACCGGGCGAACTGGTGGACAAGCGCACGCTGATCTCGCGGGTCTGGCCGAACACCCACGTCGAAGAAACCAATCTCAAGGTCAATGTGGCCGGCCTGCGACGGGTCCTAGAGGACGATCCTTGCTTGCCACAATTTATCGCGACCGTCGTCGGTAGAGGCTATCGCTTCATCGCGCCAGTCCGTGCGACTGGATCGCTCGCTCCAGCTTCAAACCGCCCCCCAGCAGGAGAAGCGCCCAGCATCGTTGAGTTGATCGAGACCATCGATGCCGTTCGGCAGCACCTCGCGCAAATCTCGTCAGGTCGGAGGGAGCCGAACGCTTGA
- a CDS encoding alpha/beta fold hydrolase yields MSTITTTDGVSIFYKDWGSGQPIVFSHGWPLTADDWDAQMTFFLQHGYRVIAHDRRGHGRSDQPSTGNDMDHWVADLAALTEHLDLQDAIHIGHSTGGGEVARYVARHQERVAKAVLVASLTPNMYRSADNPSGQPLEWFEAIRAGVLGNRSEFYRFVPENPFYGYNLDGAKPSEAVIANWWRQGMAGGALAHYATVASWLEDYSEDLKKITVPVLVMHGEADQVVPFASSVPRAVNLLKKGSLKTYPGYPHGMLTTHADVLNPDLLAFIRA; encoded by the coding sequence ATGTCCACGATCACCACTACAGACGGCGTAAGCATCTTCTACAAGGATTGGGGATCGGGTCAGCCCATCGTTTTCAGCCACGGTTGGCCGCTGACAGCGGACGACTGGGATGCCCAGATGACGTTCTTCCTTCAGCACGGGTATCGGGTGATCGCCCACGACCGGCGCGGCCACGGCCGGTCCGACCAGCCCAGCACCGGCAACGACATGGACCACTGGGTTGCAGACCTCGCAGCCCTGACGGAACATCTCGATCTGCAAGATGCGATCCATATCGGGCACTCGACAGGCGGCGGTGAGGTGGCTCGCTATGTCGCTCGCCATCAGGAGCGCGTCGCGAAAGCGGTGTTGGTCGCTTCACTGACGCCGAACATGTACCGGAGCGCGGACAACCCGTCCGGCCAGCCGCTGGAGTGGTTCGAAGCGATCCGCGCAGGTGTGCTGGGCAACCGGTCGGAGTTCTACCGCTTCGTCCCAGAGAACCCGTTCTACGGCTACAACCTCGACGGCGCGAAACCTTCGGAGGCGGTCATTGCCAACTGGTGGCGCCAAGGCATGGCTGGCGGTGCCCTCGCGCATTACGCAACCGTCGCCTCTTGGCTCGAAGACTATAGCGAAGACCTCAAGAAGATCACCGTGCCGGTGCTGGTGATGCATGGTGAGGCTGATCAAGTCGTCCCCTTCGCAAGCTCAGTGCCGCGCGCGGTCAACCTGCTTAAAAAAGGCTCGCTGAAGACGTATCCGGGCTATCCCCATGGCATGCTCACCACGCATGCGGATGTCCTCAACCCCGACCTGCTGGCGTTCATCAGGGCCTGA